Within the Hippoglossus stenolepis isolate QCI-W04-F060 chromosome 2, HSTE1.2, whole genome shotgun sequence genome, the region actggggtccctcaaggttccatcctgggtcccctccacttctctctgtacaccaactctctcggctctgtcattcactcacattgcttttcctaccatagctatgctgatgacacccaactaatcatctcttttccccaatctgaaacacaggtagcagcacgaatctctgcctgtctgactgacatctctcagtggatgtctgcacaccacctgaaaattaaccttgacaagactgaactacttttccttccagggaaaggctctcccacccacgacctgactattaactttgacatctccgtgttaacccccactcagactgctaggaacctgggtgtgacactcgacagccaactctcccttactgccaacattactgtaacaacacgttccggtagattcatgctgtacaacatcaggagaatacgcccccttctcactcagaaggcagcgcagattctggtccaggccctgaTCATCTCACGCatagactattgtaactccctcctggcaggtctacctgctagtgccatccgacctctgcagctcatccagaatgcagcagctcgactggtctttaaccaacctaaattcactcacactactctgctcctccgctcccttcactggttaccagtggctgctcgcatccgtttcaaaacattagtacttgcgtaccgtgctgcgaacggatcgggtccagtctacatccaggacatggtcaaacgttacactccagcccgttcactccacTCTACTTCTGCCAAtcagcttgttgctccctcactgcgagctaaacagtcatcaaaatcacgactgtttgctgtcctggctcctaaatggtggaacgagctccccattgacatccggacatcagaaagtctacacatcttgttgttctgggtttgtaccctcatggttgaatgcacttattgtaagtcgtttggataaaagcgtcagctaaatgaaatgtaatgtaatgtaatgtagtaTAATCACATCAGAATATATTGCttgatatttcatatttgatgAATCAGAAACACTCGTGTTTTATGACTCACCAACTCCAGTTATGAGGAGAAGGAACGAAGCAAGTACAActcttctgttctttttcaCCAGCGGATGGGACACCCACCTGAGGAGCAACACAGGGTTTTAAGgtaactttgtttgtttgtgtgtgtgtgtgtgtgtgtgtgtgtgtgtgtgtgtgtgtgtgtgtgtgtgtgtgtgtgtgtgtgtgtgtgtgtgtgtgtgttccacttGAACTCACCCGCAGCAGTGTGCAGAAAGATGTGTGACGGAGCTTAAGGTACTGAAGGACCACTGGGAGCTGCAGTAAGACAGTGTGGCCGGGTcactgtgaagagagagaaacagacttCATatcacactcaaacaaacacatgcaggaaacagaagcaataaaaacaaactaacaaaagaACATCAACAATCCTTCACCGAGCACCCacctgattttaaaaaagttattgaAAGAGGAGTTGCCATTGTTGCAAAAGGCGTCTTCATTTTCCAGATTCTACAGAAAAAAGGATatcaatattaaatgttttattattaatatcaataatgatcacaataaatgtcaccaaaacatttatctttaaaaataaacacatttaaagcttGATGGAAGTAGcgttaaataaatattatctaCCTAAACATATTTGAGACCAAGTGTGAAATATTTTAACACAGATAAGACCTTTTTCAATGATCTGAATTTTAGAACTTTCTAGACCCTGTGTATCATATCGATATATTCTGAACTTATTTATATTGGTATTGATGAACATTGTATTGCAATAAgtactgatattgttttatccCCCAGTCCTAGATTCAGGTAAACAACTTATAGAGGTTAACAAGAACGACATTCACACGGCCAGATTTGATAAATGTCCATAATTATAGTGTGCATTTTGAGTGAAAAAACtacgcatcccataaaccattgctATGGATCCCTTTCCAACAacttcttcttgaatttaaccttgttgCAGTGAGCTTTAGCCCTTTTGACCCTTTTCCTCATCTCTAAAAGAAACCAGCAGGTTAGAAAGGTAAATCGTGGTTGTTTGGTGGAAACGTAATGTGCTGAACCATCTAACTGTAGCCTAAGATTGTTTTTTCGATGATTGTTGGTGGTAGTGGTAAACATTCCCATggtaacagcgagctccaccaatTAGACACGTCGATATTACACCTGAGGATCGTGGGTAGTGTAGTATTTCTCCTTGACATCAcgaataaaacacatttgtcctAAAATGCAGTTGATATCACACAGACTTGTGGTTTCTGCAGGAGCACTTAACACTGTTTCACAATCTTGTAGCTTGTGGTAACCCTACCTTgtatggttaaaatattatggctgataatcaaaatctctattcaggaAAAGAATGGAATTTTTAGTTGCGGAACCATGCTGTTGAGCTCTGTAGCTTTATATTCGGACGCAGAGAAGGTGCATGTGTACCTGATACTTCAGGTTACTGTGTTCAGGGGAGCCAGTGGCAGCAGGTAGAGGTTGAGTCTGAGGTTTAGAGAAGGTGAGTGGACCAAACgtcatctctcctccttctttttcatTGTCTCGGCCCTTCCATCCCTCCGCCTCGCCATCGGCCACAGCTccctcctcgtctccctccAACACAAAGGCATCGTCGATACTGAACTGCGTTGCCATGGTGATCGCCTCTTAAACCCTGAGGTCCCGTTGCTTGATGCTCACTGTTGGTAAAGAGGAAAAATCAATGTTTAGTCACCAGTATGCACTCCGAGATATGACAGAGAAACATCTTGTGTTGCTATTGAGTGGTAACAATCAACGTCTACATTAACTATCAGGCTAAACTAGGTCATCTATAGTAAACTGCCCCACAAAGTGAAATACATGGAATTATTGAGCAAGAAAATCTTTTCGAACTTGTAACATCTGCGAGTGTCAACGTGggtatttttctttgtgttctcTTGGAGTAAATCTCACAATAACTTCACAGGCTACAGAGCTTTAAGCTGTTATATATGTTATGTGTAGAAATATTGTGTCATGCACCTTGAACACAATTCGAAGAAAGTTACTTGCTACATTTGAAGAAAAATGGCTAAAAGATATCACGTTAAAACCAAATTAGGAGCAAGTATTAAAGTTAAGCACCGTATGGGACTGAATCTTGTGTTACAGCAAACGTATGGAGGAGTCAAAGGTTCTAAAGTGGCACAGCTGAGAACAGGAATCCTTCCTCTGGCTCTGCAAGTCGGTCGATTTAAAAACATCCCTGAGGACAACAGCTTGGGTGAATTGTGTGAATTCAGAGAGGCTGAGAGTGAATCACATTTTCCTCTGTATTGCAATTATCAAGATGAGTTAAGAAAATCTACATATATTATGAAATATCTGATAAAAATCCAGAAACGTTCTGATGATGACAGAATGGAATGGTTGATCCATTGTAATGCTTCTAAGTTGGCTacttaaatctaaaaaaaacccaccaggatggttgatttgtttagtttttaatgctgctgctgctctggtttgtttctttctttctgtttcggtacttttttccatttttctgaaTGATGGTGAAAGCCTGATGTAGCCTGTGCTTGACACAACAATGGAAATGAATCGGGTCTAATCAAACCCCTTGTACACGGTCTCCACGTGTGGTCAGGAGGGACCACAGGCTGAACTGAACCGGAGGCTTGAGGTTGCTCCCTGCCATTGTTTGTGCTCTTTCCGCTAGTCGATCAGATCAGATGACCAGGAGGAAAACTTACTGTCTTAAAGTTGATCTCTTTCTCCAGCGAGGCCAAACTCGACTCCACGGTGTTTGCAGGCGGCTCACATGCTCGTCAATCAATGAGAAACCAGAGTTAAACCTTCCTctaaatctttgttttctgcCTTATTGTAAAAACGTCTTTGGGAAAAGTTTTaaatcctctccctctctccttttaaCACTCGGCCTTCGATTGGACACGACTGATTACGCCCAAAGGTCTCGTCAGGAGACAGGCCGCTCAATCGACAGTCAATTTGTCGATCGACCTACTAATTTACTGTGTATTcaagttttctttaaattgaaaatatcacccacagtaaaacaaatgtgtcaaTAAAACATCAAGACATTGGCATTTTGTGACTATAACATATTTAGACGTATCAAACTAAACGGTAAAAGAATAGAACTCTTGATATCtacaaaaaaagacagattaGCCTGAGGGTGCTGTGAATTCACATGCTCCTCAGAAGCTTCCACTTCCCAAGTTATTATTCAATTATATTACAAATACAAGCAAACAAAGCACCTTTCTGATTTCttcaataaataattttgtCTCAAGTTTAAAGAACCCACAGAGATAATATGTAAgcacaaaaacattaaatgcaaCATTGAATATAACATCTTTGTGCGCCAAACCTTTCACAACCATAACAAACCACAGCCATAACAAGTGACGCTGGGGAAATTACTGCTTTATGGGGGGTTGTGACTAAACGAGCATCAACACTAGGATGATCTGTCT harbors:
- the tmem134 gene encoding transmembrane protein 134 encodes the protein MATQFSIDDAFVLEGDEEGAVADGEAEGWKGRDNEKEGGEMTFGPLTFSKPQTQPLPAATGSPEHSNLKYQNLENEDAFCNNGNSSFNNFFKISDPATLSYCSSQWSFSTLSSVTHLSAHCCGWVSHPLVKKNRRVVLASFLLLITGVALIFTGVVIQLNPNAGVSSAIFFVPGFLLFIPGVYHVIYISCAVRGRRGFKLFYLPYFEK